From the genome of Medicago truncatula cultivar Jemalong A17 chromosome 2, MtrunA17r5.0-ANR, whole genome shotgun sequence:
tttctttttttcttatgatCTCTTTACTTCCCTTTTGTCACTCACGTgacatgttttctttttctttaacatttcaattgttttaaattttagtccttaagtattttcttattattattgtcaaaATTTTGTCCGATAATATCCAAAAAACACAGCTCACAAACAGCTCAAAAACAGGCTGTCATGttcctctccaagcaacaaaattCTGCTCAATTCAGCTCTATAAATACAACCAACAACCACCAGCAAAAGGGGGGCCGAAGTTCACAACAAAAACAGACAACAATTTTCATTCCATTTTTTCTTGCAATCCAAACCTGCAAAAAGAGTTAAATAAAATCCAGTTAACAGAGAACAATTTTCCAGCACCAACTCAATCCAACCAAAACTATCGACAACCTTCAAACAACACACTTCAAGCAGTCATAAACAACATCCGATCCAAACACCACACAAACTCATCAGAATTGTGTTTTCACCTAACAATCACCATTCAAAAAACCAAACATCATACACACCCGTACAAACCGCAAAACAACCATAAATTAACACAATCACACACGTACGTTATTCTCAAACAAAATCCGAATCCGGCAACGAACCAAActgtcaatttctaccccgaactacgaggttttgatccctcacgggtacgtaggcagaggacacatgtccttccaaatcaaataaaaataaccaaaaacatacttcttctccctccattctttcacttaaatttttaggtaataaattttcaagtaagcaaatgaatttagcacaagataatctaggtaagaggttcctacggaataccgtagacgcttagggtgctagcaccttcccttcgcgtaaccaacccccgaatccaaagacttaggggtttttactcattttttcccttcccacaaATAAAAAtcgagttcaaagattgacgattcaaaatcaattaatggtttgatatccgaaaatcacgagcacaaatagcatatttcttttgtcaaaaataaaaatagtggagtttttttcttttttgtataaaaatcaattttgtgcttaaaattaatttttgtatttgattGGTAATTGTATTATAGTCAATAGATTAAATTTGACTCGGAGAAAATctacatattatattaatattgataTATTTCCTGTCAATAAAATATAGCTGtacaaatattaatatagatattatatgtcattttttttagtttttgagtgaACGTGTCACCGATTAAATCCGATTTAATTCGGTTAGATagctatataaatttaatctcaaGACCGAGTTATCTAACCGAGTCATCCGAGTTGATCCggttcagtcatgcggttcgaccaatgactcagtggttcgaccattgacccaGTGACCCAGTACCCCtgccgagtcgatgaccgagccgagttttaaaactatggccCCAAGGATTTCTTCCCATTcatcaaaccaaataaaataCCCACAATTTCGGGGATCATTCTGCAATTGCATAAATGGAGAAATCAGAAACAACAATGGAATATAAGGTGTATAATGTATAGATGCAATTTTAGAggacaatttttctttcaaatataccTTGTGAAATGGACATGTGTAGAATGGTCTCCCAAGGTTCTTTGTCGTGTTTACCTTAAACATGGCTGTCCTCAAGCCACAGTTACAATCAGGTACTGGAATTGTGGATCGATTTGAATCTATTATTGAGGAAGATGACATACTCCATGAACCAGATGGTGATTTGTTActaatgttgttgttcttgtgcGTCTTGTGCATCCCCCCACCTCCCATCATGTTCAATCTCAATTTGGGTAAGGAAATTCgaaaaataatgaaagaaaTTGAGTGAGAAGATGGTTTTAGAGTTTGAAATTGAGAACAAAAGGAGAAATGGAGATGAgggaaagatgaagatgaaatggGTGATGATAAAGGAGGGACGAAAAATTACCGTTGCAAACTATCCACTAACCCTTCATATTCGTCCCTGCCAGCGTGGAAAGCATCCTTTGCAGGTGATATGGCAAGATCAGCGTCCAGATCAGCAATGTTAACGCTCAGTTAACGTTTTGGATGAGAATGACTAACAGAAGAGACTTTCGGGGagtttttttttcgttttcttGATTCAGGGACATGTTTGATAGCGAGGTACACTTTCAGGGACCTAAATGAGGGTTTACTCTAAAATTATACTTCTTGTGTATGAAGGtaacgagagagagagagagagagagagagagagagagagagatgatttagttaatcaacattagatAAAATTTGTGTGGAGTTCTTTAACGATATTTCTCTCGATATCCCtacatatgaaaatataatatggtttataagaaaactttacattttttttttattttgatgacatatattattatttaaaaattgtcacttttataataatataataatgaaaagtaatcaatgtttattttcttcaagtattttacatgcatataaattttagtattatttttttgttaacgtATCCTAACCGTATCATATcctaaatttaataaaatttgcgTATCCACGTACCCGTCTCGTATCGTACCTGCACCCGTATCCATATCCAAGCTTCATAGCTTATAACATGTACAAGTACTAAATTAGCCTCAATTaaactataattttttcattaaaaataaataaggaggAAGAGTTTTCCTACTTCTTGGCTTGTTATGTTAATAGATTTCTCATAATGAATTGCACAAGCATCACTGCATTAACTTCCATTTGCACGACCATAAACAAAAACTTAGGAAGTTCCAATATATAAAGACAACATGAACCATCTACCTCTACACACTTTCcttacaatgaaaaaaaaaaatgcaagattTGAATCCAACATAAAATTACTTTGATCCGTTCATTACTTAAAGCAAAACAAATAACATACATATAACAACTTTCATGTATTTGTGGAACTACAAACATTCAAATtatcaaaaatgaaaaagtaaCAACAATACTACAATTGCCAATGTGTCCAAGATCTAGTCAACCTTTATGACTTAGACCTTGTAATTAATCAATCCCACAAAAATCTTTATTTAATTGCTTATAAGCCCTCCAATTCAAGATCAATTCACAAGCCTGCAATTCTTTCTAATCTCCCCATTAGTCCCAGTTAGAGGACTAATTTTACTCAGTTTCACCATAGCAACGGCAAAGTCTCTAGAAAAAGTAGCACCATTGGTACTATAACTCCTAACCAAATTATCTTGAGACCCATTATTGAAAAGAGCTTGATCAGAATGGAAAAGACCTTTGCTTGCAACAAGGTTTTTATAGTAATTGTTATCAAAACTTGTTGGAGTGAGAGTATCAAGTGGTGCTAAATTGGTGTCACCACCAGAAAGAGGACAATTTGATTTCCTTAAGGTTGCAAAGTTTGTGTCAATGTTGGTTTCATTGTATATGCGATTTCTGAAAAATTGGCACTCTCCTTGGCCTATGGTGTGTGCACCAGAAAGTACTGTGAGGTCACTTGCAGTTAGACCCTTGGCTGAAAACATTGTAGTGAGAGTGGAAAGGTCAGAAAATGGTGAAGGGATTTGACTATTTGCTGCACTTTGGCTTGCTGTTCTTGCATCTCTTCTTCCAAGTGGTACTACCCATGTTGGTCCTCCAAgctacaaataaaaaataaaactattaatATGGGTGAAAGTGTAACTCAAGTTTCTCTCAGCGAGATGgagtataattttttctaatatgttttgcatCAGAAGAAAGAAATTGGAATGGAGTAATGGACCACTCACCAGAAATACTCCATCTCTTGCTGCAAGTGCTAGAATATCAGCACAAGATACAGTGGCATTGCAAGAAGCTTCAACACTGGTTTTAATGGTGTCAATCACTTCGAAACCCCTAGCTGAATTTTTGTTAGGTGCGGCATTTTTCTCACCGGTAAAGGTGGCAGTGTCATCCAATAAGATTGATCCATCACatccctacaaaataaacatagaaacgtgattatgcaattttttaaaaatatggcccatatatatataatgcataaataaattatttttgaacatTATCTTACATTAACAAAGCAATCATGGAAGAACAAGCGAAGTATAGAAGCCCCGATCCGAGGTTCTGTTTTGATAGCACTAGTCATTTTATTGCGCACAATGGTTTGAAGGCTAGGGCAGGTTGTACCATAGAAGTTATTAACAAGTTGTGCATTTGTAGAACAAGctaagagagaaaaaatggaGAGTATAACAAATAATTTCATAAAGGTAGCCATATTAATAAATCTCTAAATTTTAGAGCTTTAAGCTGCCAATGGAGTAGCTAAACAAAGTGAGTGAATTCTGAAGAGACATGTTAAAGATTAAGCAATATATATAGAAGAATTGTGAGGGTCCATGCATGCATGGAGATTGGTATAAGAGTCAGATTGAGAagatattatttatgaaaataataatttgtcccaattttcaaatttgtctGCTCAATACGCGGTTTAATTTTTGGGAGCAACTggtggagaaattttgtgaGATAAGAGTATGATGGTTACCCAAGAGTAGTTGACTTAAGctataataataaaacaaaggaaaaagctGCAAATAATGGAAGTTTGTGAGGAAAAGCTCAAAGTATGAAGTCGTCGTTGCAGGTTCGACATGCATGTTTAACGTGGACAAAAGCATTTCATTGTACAATAGTTTTTTCATAAAACAAAGGTATTAATCAATGATTAAAATCCTCTAATATACTCGGCCGATTAATTCGACCGATTAAACCGAGAATTGGTCAGTTTGTCGGTTGATTTCATTCCGATTATATTGTAACGTGGTTGAACCGATTGAAATGCATACCACAATATGTTTAACCgtttttttccttcttgtttttaattttaacttttttaagtaaaaactGAATGTGAAAATATCTTATAAAAGAAATGATATCTCAACTAAGTTGACAAGCGAAAACTATCATCTTTCATTTGTAGCGCTtctgaattttaaattttaatattttttacttatttcgGTATTTGTCATCCAAATCAACCGTGCTTGAACCACATTATTATCAAGAGTTTGGCTGGTCATGAGATTTTGAATGTCATGGAAGAACAAATAGACCGGTGCTCTTGTAATAACTTCAACTTTATCTCCTTGCATTTTTTCATTCAATCAAGGTATGCCTATTTAATTGTCAAGTATAATAGgattaatttaagttttttgtcCCCTATGTTTAATTACTCACGAAATTAGTCCCCCAATTATATGATTTACAATGTTTGttcaacttttattttactaacggtcaaaaaacttttattttattaattaatatataatgaGATGAGATTGAGATTGCTTTGTGTGACATTGTAATTTAAGAAGGTATTTAAGAatttatcaataattaatttttttttgaccaacaataattaattattatttatgtatTGGTGAACCAAAAAAATCCAGCGTGGCATAtgttcttattcaaaaaagaaatagcGTGGCATGCAAAAACTCCAATCATCCATTCAGCACAAGTACTAATCATTAACATTATATGACAGTTATTAGTTTGACCAATATTTCACTCATAGTTGTATGCATGGACATCAACTTGATTAGAGTTTTTATTCAAAACGTAAAGAATTCTAGCTAACACGAGAAAACGCAAAGAGTTTGGGCTAATTAGTCAAACACATCTACATCGTTCTTTGATTTTTGGTGATGACAAATTCATATTGctgattaattatttattatttttaaaataacctATCGACTATAATTTCATCTCTtaagtgaataaataaaaaaatttagattcaaACACcgaccttatatatatatataattggatACCGATTATGTCTTGTAAATGACTTTTTGgtcaaaatcatttcatatcATTGTCTTAATTATACAAATGGtatcattttatatgaaaatatatcatttcattgtttataagaatcatactaaattttttacattttattataaaaaaataatcaatattctctattacgagtaataaaaattaaaaaataaataaattttatttcgttgaaGTTTTTGGAATACAAGATTTagtaattataaattataagcaatataaaatcattttttcttcaaaaaataactcatttaactattaatttaaagatgtataatgttaacttgtgcccttagggcacatgaTAAGAATTCCAATAatgaaaattatgcattggaaattatgttaatttattgttcaaaatgtttaatattaattttttttcattaatttttaccATTagtgacatgaaattaatgcttcacatgtgccctaaggacacaagttaacatgacctttTAAAGATTTGGTGTACTAATACacttaaattttcaaatgtatCATATAATTTGCCTCGAatcaatacaatacaaattgTACTGTGCAAGatccgttaaaaaaaattacgaaacAAATTTTAGGAACATATATTACGGAACAAATTCTAGGAAtgtattaatttgttttgaacGAAAATTTCATGAAGGATAATCATCACAAATTTCATGAACGAAAATTTCATGAAGCATACAttgaaacaatttaaaaaattatatatgctATATGTTTAACAAACAATTCATCTCATACCCCTTGTTGTGAATATTTTCAATAAACTCGAGAATTagttaaataaatattcaacatcATGACTAgattaaattgaaataataaaaatactccctcctgttttatttataagactttttaaaaaaacaaattggttctatttataagaaaaaatccACTACTTTTAAgatatatttattgtttaaaaggTTTTTTAGCCCTTATTTAATGTTTGTCCTTTAAATATTAGTAATAGGTATATTTAATAATGTAGAGATATCTATGAGTGTATATTTgtaaaatcattaaaaagttgtaacaatTTATTATTGTCTTGGTTTTGATGTTTATTTGTGTATCATCTATACAGTCCTTCATGGATACATCACCATTAAATTGAATTCTTTAGAAATTTACGGAgaataaaaattaagtttttaatttttggggAACTATACACAATCAAATTTTGATTCCAACATAAAATGACTTTTATCATTCATTACTTGAAGTAAAACAAATACATGTATTCCCTTCGTTtcaaaatgtaagcaaaaatgGGTCAACATAAGTTATATATCTTGTAcaaattttgaaccaaatacattaacttttgttgactaaattttttcttacattttgtGAAGGAGGGAGTATTTGTGAAAATACAAACATTCAAATTATCCAAAATGATAACGCAACAAACAATACTACTATTATCAATGTGTCTAAGATCAAGTCACcacattgtttatttaattgcTTATAAGCCCTCCAATATTCAATATCAATTCACAAGCCTACAATTCTTTCTGATCTCCCCATTAGTCCCAGTGAGAGGACTGATTTTACTCAGTTTCACCATAGCAGCAGCAAAGTCTGTAGAAAAAGCAGCCTCATTGGTACTATAACTCCTAACCAAATTATCTTGAGACCCATTATTGAAAAGGACTTGATCAGAATGGAATAGACCTTTGCTTGCAACAAggtttttataataattgttgTCAAAACTTGTTGGAGTGAGAGTATCAAGTGGTGCTAAATTGGTGTCATTGTCACTAGAAAAAGAACAGTTGGATTTTCTTAAGGTTGCGAAGTTTGTGTCAATGTTGGTTTCATTGTATATGCGAGTTCTGAACAATCGACACTCTCCTTGGCCTATGGTGTGTGCACCAGAAAGTACTGTGAGATCACTTGCAGTTAGACCCTTGGCTAAAAACATTGTAGTGAGTCTGGTTAGGTTAAAGGATGGTCTAGGGATTTGGCTATTTGCTGCACTTTGATTTGCTGTTCTTGCATCTCTTCTTCCAAGTGGTACTGTCCATGAGGGTCCTCCAAgctacaaattaattaattgaaacaTTGTGTCCAGACAGTGATGATGAACCAAAACTAAAAGTAGAAAACATCGTAAGACAGTGTTTTATTTGACAAATGCTCCCGAGATATTTTTTAAGCAttctaaaataaacaaattttctttaaaaaaattaaatattttaatttacaatGTATTCATTACatacatttttataaatatttactatttatgGTCCTTAAGAAATGTCCTACTCGTAAATATTTccctattttatatatattggtACTTGTTTGTTATTTCCTTGATAGAGTGATTGACATAATTCTTCCTTTACCTAAATATATGAGAAGTGATGTCTCTCTTATACCggcattaattaattaaataaaaatcatacaCATAAATATGAATAGTACTTACACACATTTGAATGGTACTTACATACATGGAACATAACACACATAATAAACATTTTCCTATTAAAAAATGAACTAATTTTTGGCCAAATCGTTGCCAGTTATATTATCTTCTTTTCCAAATCAAATTATTGTTCTAACAAAAACgaaattaagaaagaaagaaatggaTCACTCACCAGAACTACTCCATCTCTTGCTGCAAGTGCTAGAATATCGGCACAAGAGACAGTGGCATTGCATGAAGCTTCAACACTGTTTTTAATGTTATCAATCACTTCGAAACCCTTGACTGAGTTGTTATTAGGTTGGGCTTTTTTCTCACCGATAAAGGTGTCAGtatcatccaataaaattgatCCATCGCatccctacaaaataaacaaagaaataaatagaCATGTGATTAtatctttatttaaaaatagagccaatatattttgtttcatatttataatgttatttaaCGGATTATGGAATTCAGAATGCAACTTTATCATGCttgttttttcatgttttgaaatatagttttccatattttttaattctaaaaaataaatagttttttcatGTGTTAGAGGGTAGAGGGTGGAAATCTAAATGTTCGGTTTTTGTAGTTAAAAAAAGTGttcgatttttatatatttggcaTAATTCATTGTTATAAAATCTATTTGTAAGATGAAGAGTATCTCTCTTTATAAGACTCAAATCGCAAAAACTATTTTACCAAATAGAGTACTACATATTGGGGAGTATAATTATAcacattttgacaactttgAAAGGGATAAAAACTGTTGACTATAGATATGTATATAATGTAATAGAACTATTCAAGACTTTTACTAATAAATATATCCTATATTGTAAGAATAAGATATAAActgaaattatatatatatatatatatatatatatatatatatatatatatatatatatatatatatatatatataatgcattaataaattatttttttaacaatatctTACATTTACAAAACAATCATGGAAGAACAAGCGGAGTATAGAAGCCCCAATACGGGCTTCTTTTTTGATAGCACTGGTCATTGTATTGCGCACAATGGTTTGAAGGCAAGGACAAGTTTGGTCATAGAAGTTATCAATAAGTTGTGCATTGGTAGAACAAGCTAAGAGATGAAAAATCGAgagtgtaaaaaataatttggtaaAGGTAGCCATATTATTAAATCTATAAGTTTTATAGCTTTAAGCTACCAATGGAGAAACCAAACAAAGTGAGTGAATTGTGAGGAAACATATGAAAGACTAACCAATATATATAGAAGAATTGTGAGGGTCCATGCACGCATGCATGCATACATGGAGATTGGTAAGAGTCGGAACGAGAAGATATTTGTACTCCGTCTCACAATTATTgtctctttaacattttttctttttctcaaaataattgtcactttacaataataatgcaacatttattacttttttccactattatactcttatttattgaatttcatcaaacttaactactccactaactacaattaataaggttGCTTTAATAAATactactaattttaccattgaaatcaacacaattaatcatttccttaataatcgtgcaTCAATATTTAAACGACTAATATTGTGAGACGGATAAAGTATTTATAAaagaatatatgatttttttggtggattttcacttttaattatatcattaaacaaatttttctataagAGTGTTATATTCatattgtcattaaaaaaattatattatatttgttatattgtcggtgtcattaaaaaaaataagtatagtttgttacaatatgaaagtgcaaaatatatatacataaaattttaatccaaatcaaaatttaacaaaaactaTAGTTCATAATTTTAACGCATTAACGCAGTAAAAAGAGCGGACATACAAACTTTGTACgctaatgaaaataatattcatcCCTTAAGAAAAGATATAATTTTCATCTCAAAATAGTCTAATATACACTTCAAAGACATCATTCATCCCTTAAGAAAAGATATAATTTTCATCTCAAAATCGTCTAATATACACTTCAAAGACATTTAAGTCATACTAAAGCTTCCATTTTAGTTTCAACGAATTGAGAAAGAGattttattcaactttttttcaGGAAGGTTTTATTCTACTTATTCGCTTGCCATGCcaacaaaaagagaagaagTATATCCTATCCTATAATAAAACATCTAAAAGAACTATTATATCTTATATGAAAATCCATTTTGACAACCatataaactaataaaaatggtaaataaaacaaatgcaTCACATTCATCTTATAACAATGCTTGTTCGGCTTTGAAATTTTGATAGTAGTGTATTGTATGCATTATTGTTGCCACATAGAGTGATGAAACTAAATACAGCTgctaaagaaaaattcaaagaaaattatattatcaacattttttaaatattagagaattgatattaaattaaatagaattTTACATTGGCGATAAATCTAACAAACATTTATTAAGGAGAATGATATTTACATAGATATAAAAAGGctaatttaatctataaaaaaatggaAGGGTATACTATATGTATAACATTAGTTATAACATTACTGGTAAACATGGCCAACCAAGTATTTTTGTCATaaaaatcacaacaaaaacaatagcCCAGGTGCCTACTTTTGTCTAGAGAATGATTGAGAGcaataaatgtcatttttcgTGCTCCAATTAgaatttatcaattaatgtaaTTTTTCATGAAGCATGTGCCAATAAAGAACGGGGTAGCAGAATCATAATTGCACTTTGTAGCCTTTTAATCATGTTTTTAAGGGGTAATGATGTCTCCATTTGGCATAATAAGTGGACTATGCAATTtgaagagagatagacacataaAATAGATAATGGATCTTACTATTAATTGAGTCCCACcattattaattactttttaatttttcaaaaaaaatttgtgtcTATATCTCTCCAAGAATAATAAATTGAGAGGATTTTAACTCTTTTTTAAGGAGTTAAGATCTTCTCCATTTATTTTCCTCCATTTAGAGAggtaaaaacacataaaaagtaaaaaatagt
Proteins encoded in this window:
- the LOC11416629 gene encoding peroxidase P7, producing the protein MATFTKLFFTLSIFHLLACSTNAQLIDNFYDQTCPCLQTIVRNTMTSAIKKEARIGASILRLFFHDCFVNGCDGSILLDDTDTFIGEKKAQPNNNSVKGFEVIDNIKNSVEASCNATVSCADILALAARDGVVLLGGPSWTVPLGRRDARTANQSAANSQIPRPSFNLTRLTTMFLAKGLTASDLTVLSGAHTIGQGECRLFRTRIYNETNIDTNFATLRKSNCSFSSDNDTNLAPLDTLTPTSFDNNYYKNLVASKGLFHSDQVLFNNGSQDNLVRSYSTNEAAFSTDFAAAMVKLSKISPLTGTNGEIRKNCRLVN
- the LOC11415635 gene encoding peroxidase P7 → MATFMKLFVILSIFSLLACSTNAQLVNNFYGTTCPSLQTIVRNKMTSAIKTEPRIGASILRLFFHDCFVNGCDGSILLDDTATFTGEKNAAPNKNSARGFEVIDTIKTSVEASCNATVSCADILALAARDGVFLLGGPTWVVPLGRRDARTASQSAANSQIPSPFSDLSTLTTMFSAKGLTASDLTVLSGAHTIGQGECQFFRNRIYNETNIDTNFATLRKSNCPLSGGDTNLAPLDTLTPTSFDNNYYKNLVASKGLFHSDQALFNNGSQDNLVRSYSTNGATFSRDFAVAMVKLSKISPLTGTNGEIRKNCRLVN